A window from Kribbella jejuensis encodes these proteins:
- a CDS encoding SWIM zinc finger family protein, with product MTAAQGFPAFSAQRRSTRGRSWWAQAWVQALEDTSLDNDQLRKGRRYANSGQVGTITISPGRIAATVYAPEDTYEAVVRVDELSDDEWRRFREQFAARAGHVAALLDGEMPHDLVEAAADGGVALLPGIGDLDPSCTCDAWELPCQHAAALCYQVAWLLDADPFVLLLLRGRSRETLLDELQAPTVDLVVAPGMPVADVLAAAPAALPEPPELPAKITVDQLAVAGIEPPDGFGPSTLQLLVLDAARRARSVLNALLHNTAVPETLDERQDMVRLAADFPELAGETLALSIQAWRYGGAPGLDVLEHTWTPDAAQLNRARTELLAADDGVTVSTSDNRLTVGTDTQLRLDRHGRWHPYRLVEETWTPAGPPSKDPLVLEWLG from the coding sequence ATGACCGCCGCGCAGGGGTTTCCGGCGTTCTCGGCGCAACGGCGGAGCACGCGCGGGCGGTCGTGGTGGGCGCAGGCATGGGTGCAGGCGTTGGAGGACACGTCGCTCGACAACGACCAGCTCCGCAAGGGCCGCCGGTACGCGAACTCGGGTCAGGTCGGCACGATCACGATCAGCCCGGGCCGGATCGCCGCGACCGTGTACGCGCCGGAGGACACGTACGAGGCCGTCGTACGGGTCGACGAGCTGAGTGACGACGAGTGGCGGCGGTTCCGGGAGCAGTTTGCAGCGCGCGCCGGGCATGTCGCGGCGCTCCTCGACGGCGAGATGCCGCACGACCTGGTCGAGGCAGCGGCCGACGGGGGCGTGGCGTTGTTGCCCGGGATCGGGGATCTTGATCCGAGTTGTACGTGCGATGCGTGGGAGCTGCCCTGTCAGCACGCGGCCGCGCTGTGCTACCAGGTGGCGTGGCTGCTGGATGCCGATCCGTTCGTCCTTCTGCTTCTGAGAGGGCGCTCCCGCGAAACGCTCCTCGACGAACTACAGGCCCCAACTGTCGATCTGGTTGTCGCCCCCGGTATGCCTGTCGCCGACGTCCTCGCCGCGGCGCCGGCCGCTCTCCCCGAGCCGCCGGAGCTGCCGGCGAAGATCACCGTCGACCAGCTGGCCGTCGCCGGGATCGAACCACCCGACGGCTTCGGCCCGTCGACGCTCCAACTCCTGGTGCTGGACGCCGCCCGCAGGGCACGCTCGGTCTTGAACGCACTCCTCCACAACACCGCCGTACCCGAAACGCTCGACGAACGGCAGGACATGGTCCGGCTCGCCGCCGACTTCCCGGAACTGGCCGGCGAAACCCTTGCCCTGAGCATCCAAGCCTGGAGGTACGGCGGGGCGCCCGGACTCGACGTACTCGAGCACACCTGGACGCCCGACGCGGCCCAGCTCAACCGCGCCCGCACCGAACTACTCGCCGCGGACGACGGCGTGACCGTCAGCACGTCCGACAATCGGCTGACCGTCGGAACCGACACGCAGCTCAGACTCGACCGGCACGGGCGGTGGCATCCGTACCGGTTGGTCGAGGAGACGTGGACCCCGGCCGGCCCACCGTCCAAGGACCCCTTGGTTCTCGAGTGGTTGGGGTGA
- a CDS encoding DEAD/DEAH box helicase: MPPSARALPLAGLDEVRLPVAEELLRQFLDAVADGMPRSPGAAKMHQTNLFAAAAPQRADRLRTWADEVSAGLDSGVRISLRVELSEAQTFSAVVQLHSLKDPTLVSDAYDVWSSDVPGFGPRARLDATLAIRRAARVWPALARLLDSAVPDRMELADEEVADLLAGSAQRLTAAGIDLHWPKSLGRALTARAAITSADGPPSSLPSFFQGDRTLDFSWQVAVGDDPLTEAELDQLAEATRPVVRLRDQWMLIDPELARKARERILKPVTAIDALGAALTGTAEVDGQQITVTPTKWLEELRARIADPDRADEPIEAPPGLQATLRDYQLRALRWLSRMTSLGLGGCLADDMGLGKTITLISLHLHRQQSAETAGPTLVVCPASLLGNWEREVQRFAPGTPVRRFHGTSRSLDDAQDGFVLTTYGTLRRDAVRLAAHPWALVVADEAQHVKNPSSSTAKALRTVPAKARVALTGTPVENNLSELWAVLDWTTPGLLGRLGTFRNQWATPIEADKDEEVAARLAKLVRPFLLRRKKSDPGIAPELPPKTETDQPVSLTREQVVLYEATVRELMDEVRASDRMARRGLIVKLLTGLKQICNHPAQYLKEPEDARLTGRSGKLELLDELLETILAEDGAVLVFTQYVAMARLLERHLTSRGIGAQLLHGGTPVPQREQMVDRFQAGEVPVFLLSLKAAGTGLNLTRAEHVVHYDRWWNPAVEDQATDRAYRIGQTRPVQVHRLIAEGTIEDRIAGMLAAKRELADAVLSGGEAALTELSDAELADLVELRGGLR, from the coding sequence ATGCCACCGTCCGCCCGGGCGCTCCCCCTCGCCGGCCTCGATGAAGTACGGCTGCCCGTCGCCGAGGAGCTGCTCAGGCAATTCCTCGACGCGGTAGCCGACGGCATGCCCCGCTCCCCCGGCGCCGCGAAGATGCATCAGACGAACCTGTTCGCCGCAGCGGCCCCGCAGCGGGCGGATCGCCTGCGGACGTGGGCCGACGAGGTCTCCGCCGGGCTCGACTCCGGCGTACGTATCTCGCTGCGCGTCGAGCTGAGCGAAGCGCAGACGTTCAGCGCCGTCGTACAGCTGCACAGCCTCAAGGACCCGACGCTTGTCAGCGATGCGTACGACGTCTGGTCGTCCGACGTACCGGGATTCGGTCCACGGGCGCGGCTCGACGCGACGCTCGCGATTCGCCGGGCCGCCCGGGTCTGGCCGGCACTCGCCCGCCTGCTCGACTCGGCCGTCCCCGACCGCATGGAGCTCGCTGACGAAGAGGTCGCCGATCTGCTTGCCGGATCTGCCCAGCGACTCACGGCCGCCGGCATCGACCTGCACTGGCCGAAGAGCCTCGGCCGCGCCCTCACGGCCCGTGCCGCGATCACCTCGGCCGACGGCCCACCGAGCAGCCTGCCGAGCTTCTTCCAGGGCGACCGGACACTTGACTTCAGCTGGCAGGTCGCGGTCGGCGACGACCCGTTGACCGAGGCCGAGCTCGACCAGCTCGCCGAGGCGACCCGCCCGGTGGTCCGGCTCCGCGACCAGTGGATGCTGATCGACCCGGAGCTCGCCCGCAAGGCCCGCGAGCGGATCCTCAAGCCGGTCACGGCGATCGACGCCCTCGGCGCGGCGCTGACCGGCACGGCCGAGGTCGATGGGCAACAGATCACAGTCACGCCGACCAAGTGGCTCGAGGAGCTCCGCGCGCGGATCGCCGATCCGGACCGGGCCGATGAGCCGATCGAAGCACCACCCGGCCTGCAGGCGACGCTGCGCGACTACCAGCTCCGCGCTCTGCGCTGGCTGTCCCGGATGACGTCGCTCGGCCTCGGCGGTTGCCTCGCCGACGACATGGGCCTCGGCAAGACGATCACGCTCATCTCCCTTCACCTGCATCGTCAGCAGTCCGCGGAGACCGCCGGCCCGACACTTGTCGTCTGCCCCGCGTCGCTCCTCGGCAACTGGGAGCGTGAGGTGCAGCGCTTCGCGCCAGGCACACCGGTGCGGCGTTTCCACGGCACGTCCCGCTCGCTCGACGACGCGCAGGACGGGTTCGTGCTCACGACGTACGGCACGCTCCGCCGCGACGCCGTACGGCTGGCTGCGCATCCGTGGGCGCTCGTCGTCGCGGATGAGGCGCAGCACGTGAAGAACCCTTCGTCCAGTACGGCGAAGGCGTTGCGGACCGTTCCGGCCAAGGCGCGCGTCGCCCTCACCGGGACTCCGGTGGAGAACAACCTGTCCGAGCTGTGGGCGGTCCTCGACTGGACGACACCCGGGCTGCTCGGCCGGCTCGGCACCTTCCGCAACCAGTGGGCGACGCCGATCGAGGCGGACAAGGACGAGGAGGTCGCGGCGCGGCTCGCGAAGCTCGTCCGGCCGTTCCTGCTCCGGCGGAAGAAGTCCGATCCGGGGATCGCGCCCGAGCTGCCGCCGAAGACCGAGACCGATCAGCCGGTGTCGCTGACCCGCGAGCAGGTGGTGTTGTACGAGGCAACGGTTCGCGAGCTGATGGACGAGGTCCGGGCCAGCGACCGGATGGCGCGCCGCGGCCTGATCGTGAAGCTGCTCACCGGCCTGAAGCAGATCTGCAACCACCCGGCGCAGTACCTGAAGGAGCCCGAGGACGCCCGGCTGACCGGTCGCTCGGGCAAGCTCGAACTGCTCGACGAACTTCTCGAGACGATCCTCGCCGAGGACGGCGCCGTGCTCGTGTTCACACAGTACGTCGCGATGGCCCGGCTGCTCGAGCGGCACCTCACCTCGCGCGGGATCGGCGCGCAACTGCTGCACGGCGGTACACCGGTGCCGCAGCGCGAGCAGATGGTCGACCGCTTCCAGGCAGGCGAGGTGCCGGTGTTCCTGCTGTCGTTGAAGGCCGCGGGTACCGGGTTGAACCTGACCCGGGCCGAGCATGTCGTGCACTACGACCGGTGGTGGAATCCGGCGGTCGAGGATCAGGCGACCGACCGTGCGTACCGGATCGGGCAGACCCGCCCGGTCCAGGTGCACCGATTGATTGCCGAAGGCACCATTGAGGACCGGATCGCCGGGATGCTGGCAGCCAAGCGCGAGCTCGCGGACGCCGTACTGTCCGGTGGGGAGGCGGCGCTGACCGAGCTGTCCGACGCCGAGCTGGCCGATCTCGTCGAGCTGCGGGGAGGTCTGCGATGA
- a CDS encoding ABC transporter ATP-binding protein encodes MTAWNSMYHAMHAQDEKRPFSRATLRRILAFARPHRKQLVWFLVLSTGGAVLAVATPVLAGRVVDAIVGEKAFSVVQRLSLLIAVIAVAEAGLSMLTRWLSARIGEGLILDLRTAVFDHIQRMPIAFFTRTRTGALVSRLNNDVIGAQRAFSDTLSGVVSNLVMLVLTLVVMLRVSWQITLLALVILPLFVVPARRIGRRLAGLQREAADYNATMSTQMTERFSAPGATLVKLFGRPARESAEFAVRARRVRDIGVRTAMVQWIFVTALTLVSALALAVVYGLGGFLALRNQLEAGAVVSMALLLTRLYSPLTALASARLEVMTALVSFERVFEVLDLEPLIKDKPDAGRVPDGPVSVEFANVSFAYPSADKVSLASLEEVAKLDTRGGVEVLHGVSFRAEPGQMVALVGSSGAGKSTIAQLIPRLYDVDSGAVRLAGVDVRDVTAESLRQTLGMVTQDGHLFHDSIRENLLLARPEAGEDELWDALSRARLRELIESLPDQLDTVVGERGYRLSGGERQRLTIARLLLAQPRVVILDEATAALDSTNEAAVQAALTEALAGRTAVVIAHRLSTIRAADQILVIEDGRIVEQGRHVELLAAGGRYEELYRTQFDQPGEAVAV; translated from the coding sequence ATGACCGCGTGGAACTCGATGTACCACGCGATGCACGCACAGGACGAGAAGAGACCTTTCTCCCGCGCGACCCTGCGGCGGATCCTTGCCTTCGCACGCCCGCACCGGAAGCAGTTGGTCTGGTTCCTCGTGCTGAGCACGGGCGGCGCGGTGCTGGCTGTCGCGACTCCGGTGCTGGCCGGGCGGGTCGTCGACGCGATCGTCGGCGAGAAGGCTTTCAGTGTCGTACAGCGGCTCTCGTTGCTGATCGCGGTGATCGCGGTCGCGGAGGCCGGGCTGAGCATGCTGACCCGATGGTTGTCGGCGCGGATCGGTGAAGGTCTGATCCTGGATCTGCGGACCGCGGTCTTCGACCACATCCAGCGGATGCCGATCGCGTTCTTCACCCGGACCCGGACCGGCGCGCTCGTCTCCCGGCTGAACAACGACGTGATAGGGGCACAGCGTGCGTTCAGCGACACGTTGTCGGGCGTGGTCAGCAACCTCGTGATGCTGGTCCTCACGCTCGTGGTGATGCTTCGGGTGTCGTGGCAGATCACGTTGCTGGCGCTGGTCATCCTGCCGCTCTTTGTCGTACCGGCGCGGCGGATCGGGAGACGGCTGGCCGGCCTGCAGCGGGAAGCGGCCGACTACAACGCGACGATGAGTACGCAGATGACCGAGCGGTTCTCGGCGCCGGGTGCGACCTTGGTGAAGCTGTTCGGGCGCCCGGCTCGGGAGTCGGCGGAGTTCGCCGTGCGGGCCCGACGGGTGCGGGACATCGGCGTCCGGACGGCGATGGTGCAGTGGATCTTCGTGACCGCGCTGACGCTGGTGTCGGCGCTGGCGCTCGCGGTGGTGTACGGGCTGGGCGGCTTCCTGGCGCTGCGGAATCAGCTCGAGGCCGGCGCGGTGGTGTCGATGGCGCTGTTGCTCACCCGGTTGTACTCGCCGCTGACGGCGCTCGCGAGCGCGCGGCTCGAGGTGATGACGGCGCTGGTGAGCTTCGAGCGGGTCTTCGAGGTGCTCGACCTGGAGCCGCTGATCAAGGACAAGCCGGATGCCGGGCGGGTGCCGGACGGACCGGTCTCGGTCGAGTTCGCCAACGTGAGCTTCGCGTATCCGTCGGCGGACAAGGTGTCGCTGGCGTCGCTCGAAGAGGTCGCGAAACTGGACACGCGTGGTGGCGTCGAGGTGCTGCACGGTGTCTCGTTCCGGGCCGAGCCGGGGCAGATGGTGGCGCTGGTGGGCTCGTCCGGCGCCGGCAAGTCGACGATCGCGCAGCTGATCCCACGGTTGTACGACGTGGACTCCGGAGCGGTGCGGCTGGCCGGGGTCGACGTACGGGATGTGACCGCGGAGTCGTTGCGGCAGACGCTCGGGATGGTGACGCAGGACGGGCACCTGTTCCACGACTCGATCCGGGAGAATCTGCTGCTCGCACGGCCCGAGGCTGGGGAGGACGAGCTGTGGGACGCGTTGTCGCGGGCCCGGTTGCGGGAGCTGATCGAGTCGTTGCCCGATCAGCTGGACACGGTGGTCGGCGAGCGCGGGTACCGGTTGTCGGGTGGTGAGCGGCAGCGGTTGACGATCGCGCGGTTGCTGCTCGCGCAGCCGCGGGTGGTGATCCTCGACGAGGCGACCGCGGCGCTCGACTCGACCAACGAGGCGGCGGTGCAGGCGGCGCTGACGGAGGCCCTTGCCGGTCGTACGGCGGTCGTGATCGCGCACCGGTTGTCGACGATCCGGGCCGCGGACCAGATCCTCGTGATCGAGGACGGGCGGATCGTGGAGCAAGGCCGGCATGTGGAGCTGCTCGCGGCCGGCGGGCGGTACGAAGAGCTCTACCGGACGCAGTTCGATCAGCCGGGTGAAGCAGTAGCTGTCTGA
- a CDS encoding TetR/AcrR family transcriptional regulator, translating into MNQEFSGSGDPAKSLALLWRHRQDEQRPTRGPKPALTVDQIVTAALEIADAEGLSAMSMRRVADELGVGAMTLYRYFPGKGELLDVMLDTVYGELPRRVVPGDWRARLDEVARENRELYLRHPWLLQVATSRPPLGPNVLAKYEWELTAVDGIGLCDIEMDATVALVNGYVHGAVRTAVEARQVIQRSGMTDKEWWLAHVPHLDQIGDLEKFPLSARVGTAVGNEFDAPYDTEHAFEYGLERVLDGVSVLVANRRAP; encoded by the coding sequence ATGAATCAGGAGTTCAGCGGCAGTGGCGACCCGGCCAAGAGCCTCGCGCTGCTCTGGCGGCACCGGCAGGACGAGCAGCGGCCGACCCGCGGCCCGAAGCCCGCGCTGACCGTCGACCAGATCGTCACGGCCGCCCTGGAGATCGCCGACGCCGAGGGGTTGTCCGCGATGTCGATGCGCCGGGTCGCCGACGAACTCGGCGTCGGCGCGATGACGCTGTACCGGTACTTCCCGGGCAAGGGCGAGCTGCTCGATGTCATGCTCGACACCGTGTACGGCGAGCTGCCGCGTCGCGTCGTACCGGGGGACTGGCGAGCCCGGCTGGACGAGGTGGCCCGGGAGAACCGGGAGCTGTACCTGCGGCATCCGTGGCTGCTCCAGGTCGCGACGAGCCGGCCGCCACTTGGGCCGAACGTGCTGGCGAAGTACGAGTGGGAGCTGACCGCCGTCGACGGCATCGGGCTCTGCGACATCGAGATGGACGCGACCGTCGCGCTGGTCAACGGCTACGTGCACGGCGCGGTCCGGACGGCGGTCGAGGCGCGGCAGGTGATCCAGCGATCGGGGATGACCGACAAGGAATGGTGGCTGGCGCACGTCCCGCACCTGGACCAGATCGGCGACCTGGAGAAGTTCCCGCTCTCGGCCCGGGTCGGGACCGCTGTCGGGAATGAGTTCGATGCCCCGTACGATACCGAACATGCGTTCGAATACGGTCTGGAACGGGTGCTCGACGGCGTGTCCGTGCTGGTCGCGAACCGGCGTGCGCCATAG
- a CDS encoding TetR/AcrR family transcriptional regulator: protein MSPRATPLPPEERRAAIVQAALPLLEEFGAEVSTKQIAEAAGIAEGTIFRAFGSKDALIEAAMATVFDLSDLIDDLRNVDRSLPLRERTIAAVEIRQTGLRRVFKLLFSLRLRRPPDFRNSTPLDEERRQHQQDLAAAAFADLLRPDADQLSYTPEEVVRRLGMLIFSATHPMISGGQVLTAEEIVDFAFDGVRKRTTTGQPPATEDVAGLASVGGRRHDSGDD from the coding sequence GTGAGTCCACGAGCCACCCCACTGCCCCCTGAGGAACGCCGCGCTGCCATCGTGCAGGCTGCGCTGCCGCTGCTCGAGGAGTTCGGCGCGGAGGTGAGCACCAAGCAGATCGCCGAGGCGGCCGGGATCGCCGAGGGGACGATCTTCCGCGCGTTCGGTAGCAAGGACGCGCTGATCGAGGCGGCGATGGCCACGGTGTTCGACCTGTCCGACCTGATCGACGACCTGCGGAACGTGGACCGGTCGCTGCCGCTGCGGGAGCGCACCATCGCCGCTGTGGAGATCCGGCAGACCGGCCTCCGCCGGGTGTTCAAGCTGCTGTTCTCGCTGCGGCTGCGGCGGCCGCCTGACTTCCGCAACTCGACCCCGCTGGACGAGGAACGCCGCCAGCACCAGCAGGATCTGGCCGCCGCCGCGTTCGCCGACCTGCTCCGTCCCGACGCGGACCAGTTGAGCTACACGCCGGAAGAGGTCGTCCGCCGGCTCGGCATGCTCATCTTCTCCGCCACCCACCCAATGATTTCCGGCGGCCAGGTGCTGACCGCCGAGGAGATCGTCGACTTCGCGTTCGACGGTGTCCGCAAACGCACCACAACAGGTCAGCCACCTGCCACCGAGGACGTCGCCGGGCTCGCATCCGTCGGCGGCCGCCGTCACGACTCTGGGGATGATTGA
- a CDS encoding ABC transporter ATP-binding protein, producing MLVRVLRTHLRPYAGNLLLVVVLQLVGTIASLYLPTLNADIIDNGVAKGDTGYIMGTGGWMLGVSVLQIACTITAVYFGAKTAALFGRDVRAAVFHRVGEFSAREVNQFGAPTLISRSTNDVQQIQMLVVMTTTMLVAAPITMIGGIIMAVRQDVGLSWLVVVAVPLLAGCVGFIASRMVPQFRKMQKNIDGVNRVLREQISGIRVVRAFVREPHEVERFGEANANLTDTAIRAGRLMALVFPTVMLILNVSSVAVLWFGASRIEDGKMEVGALTAFLSYLIQILFSVMMGVFVMIMVPRASVCADRISEVLDTESSVRPPVTPIKSFTGRGQLVFERASFKYPGAAEPVLRDISFVASPGQTTAIIGSTGAGKTTLLSLVPRLIDATEGRVLVDGIDVRDIDPEALWERIGLVPQRPYLFSGSVASNLRYGNPDATDEELWEALEIAQGKDFVEAMPDGLNSPIAQGGTNVSGGQRQRLAIARALVRKPEIYLFDDSFSALDLATDARLRAALRPVTRDACMVVVAQRVSTIIDADQIVVIEDGAIVGKGSHQELLDTCPTYVEIVESQRSAEEAA from the coding sequence ATGTTAGTTCGAGTCTTGCGTACGCACCTGCGTCCGTACGCGGGAAACCTGCTCCTGGTGGTGGTCCTGCAACTCGTCGGGACGATCGCCTCCCTCTACCTGCCCACCCTGAACGCCGACATCATCGACAACGGTGTGGCCAAGGGTGACACCGGCTACATCATGGGCACCGGCGGCTGGATGCTGGGCGTCAGCGTGCTGCAGATCGCCTGCACGATCACCGCGGTGTACTTCGGTGCGAAGACGGCCGCGCTGTTCGGCCGGGACGTCCGCGCGGCGGTGTTCCACCGGGTCGGCGAGTTCTCCGCCCGCGAGGTCAACCAGTTCGGTGCGCCGACGCTGATCTCCCGCAGTACCAACGACGTCCAGCAGATCCAGATGCTGGTCGTGATGACCACGACGATGCTGGTCGCGGCGCCGATCACGATGATCGGCGGCATCATCATGGCGGTCCGCCAGGACGTCGGCCTGTCCTGGCTGGTCGTCGTCGCGGTCCCGCTGCTGGCCGGTTGTGTCGGCTTCATCGCCAGCCGGATGGTGCCGCAGTTCCGCAAGATGCAGAAGAACATCGACGGCGTGAACCGGGTGCTGCGCGAGCAGATCTCCGGGATCCGGGTGGTCCGGGCGTTCGTCCGGGAGCCGCACGAGGTCGAGCGGTTCGGCGAGGCGAACGCGAACCTGACCGACACCGCGATCCGGGCCGGCCGGCTGATGGCGCTGGTGTTCCCGACCGTGATGCTGATCCTGAACGTGTCCAGCGTCGCGGTGCTGTGGTTCGGTGCCTCCCGGATCGAGGACGGGAAGATGGAGGTCGGCGCGTTGACCGCGTTCCTCAGCTACCTGATCCAGATCCTGTTCTCGGTGATGATGGGCGTGTTCGTGATGATCATGGTGCCGCGCGCCTCGGTCTGCGCGGACCGGATCTCCGAGGTACTCGACACCGAGTCGTCGGTGCGGCCGCCGGTCACGCCGATCAAGAGCTTCACGGGCCGCGGCCAGCTGGTCTTCGAGCGGGCCTCGTTCAAGTACCCGGGTGCGGCCGAGCCGGTGCTGCGGGACATCAGTTTCGTCGCATCGCCGGGGCAGACGACCGCGATCATCGGCAGCACCGGCGCCGGTAAGACCACGCTGCTCTCGCTGGTGCCGCGGTTGATCGACGCGACCGAGGGACGCGTGCTCGTCGACGGGATCGACGTACGCGACATCGACCCCGAGGCGCTGTGGGAGCGGATCGGCCTGGTGCCGCAGCGGCCGTACCTCTTCTCCGGGTCGGTGGCCAGCAACCTGCGGTACGGCAACCCGGACGCCACCGACGAGGAGCTCTGGGAGGCGCTGGAGATTGCCCAGGGCAAGGACTTCGTCGAGGCGATGCCGGACGGGCTGAACTCGCCGATCGCCCAGGGCGGTACGAACGTGTCCGGCGGTCAGCGGCAACGGCTCGCGATCGCGCGGGCGCTGGTCCGGAAACCGGAGATCTACCTGTTCGACGACTCGTTCTCCGCGCTCGACCTGGCGACCGACGCCCGGCTGCGGGCCGCGCTGCGCCCGGTCACCCGGGACGCCTGCATGGTGGTCGTCGCGCAGCGGGTCTCCACCATCATCGACGCCGACCAGATCGTGGTGATCGAGGACGGCGCGATCGTCGGCAAGGGGAGCCATCAGGAGTTGCTCGACACGTGTCCGACGTACGTCGAGATCGTCGAGTCCCAGCGTTCCGCGGAGGAGGCGGCATGA
- a CDS encoding ABC transporter ATP-binding protein has protein sequence MSDNQKPSSNGQGPKDQAPNGATANGAGAKGQAANGQAPEGGGPATVKATERPTTGRAFGPPGGIPGDKSMNFLPSAKRLLGRLRPYRLQVAGVVLLAICSVGLSVLGPKILGRATDVIFAGAIGKRLPSGVSKAQVIEQYRASGNNRLADLLQGIDLVPGVGIDFDALRNVLMLVLALYVGAFFLSWAQGYILNGVVQRTILGLRAEVEEKLNRLPLSYFDGAPRGELLSRVTNDIDNISTSLQQTLSQLLTSLLTVIGVITMMFVISPVLALIALITIPLSMVLTAVIAKRSQVRFVQQWRHTGALNGQIEEAFTGHELVKVFGRQKEIEASFQAKNDELFKAAFGAQFISGLIMPLMMFIGNVNYVVIAVIGGLRVASGTMSLGDVQAFIQYSRQFTQPLTQVASMANLLQSGVASAERVFEVLDAEEQVPDDATPVQVSDSRGRVEFEHVSFSYDPDKPLITDLSLVAEPGQTVAIVGPTGAGKTTLVNLIMRFYELNGGRITLDGVDITELTRHDLRSRIGMVLQDTWLFGGTIRDNLLYGNLNATEEDMLAAAKATYVDRFVHSLPDGYDTVIDEEGSNVSAGEKQLLTIARAFLADPQLLILDEATSSVDTRTEVLVQRAMAALRSDRTSFVIAHRLSTIRDADLILVMENGAIVEQGNHTELLGLDGAYARLYNAQFSGAVVDIDEEAAALTAPPTPAARPMAR, from the coding sequence ATGAGCGACAACCAGAAGCCGTCCTCGAACGGTCAGGGCCCCAAGGACCAGGCCCCGAACGGAGCAACTGCGAACGGTGCGGGTGCGAAGGGCCAGGCTGCCAACGGGCAGGCGCCGGAGGGTGGTGGGCCGGCGACCGTGAAGGCGACCGAGCGGCCGACGACCGGCCGCGCGTTCGGTCCGCCGGGAGGTATCCCGGGGGACAAGTCGATGAACTTCCTGCCGTCGGCGAAGCGCCTGCTCGGGCGGCTGCGGCCGTACCGTCTGCAGGTCGCGGGCGTCGTTCTGCTGGCGATCTGCAGTGTCGGCCTGTCGGTGCTCGGCCCGAAGATCCTCGGTCGCGCGACCGACGTGATCTTCGCCGGCGCGATCGGCAAGCGGCTGCCGAGCGGCGTCAGCAAGGCGCAGGTGATCGAACAGTACCGGGCCTCAGGCAACAACCGGCTCGCAGACCTGCTGCAAGGGATCGACCTGGTGCCGGGTGTCGGTATCGACTTCGATGCCCTGCGCAACGTCCTGATGCTGGTGCTCGCGCTGTACGTCGGCGCGTTCTTCCTGTCCTGGGCGCAGGGCTACATCCTCAACGGTGTCGTCCAGCGCACGATCCTCGGTCTGCGCGCCGAGGTCGAGGAGAAGCTGAACCGGCTGCCGTTGAGCTACTTCGACGGCGCGCCACGCGGCGAGCTGCTCAGCCGGGTGACCAACGACATCGACAACATCTCGACCAGCCTGCAGCAGACGCTGAGCCAGCTGCTCACCTCGCTGCTGACGGTGATCGGTGTGATCACGATGATGTTCGTGATCTCGCCGGTGCTGGCACTGATCGCGCTGATCACGATCCCGCTGTCGATGGTGCTGACCGCGGTGATCGCGAAGCGCTCGCAGGTCCGGTTCGTCCAGCAGTGGCGGCACACCGGTGCGCTGAACGGTCAGATCGAGGAGGCGTTCACCGGGCACGAGCTGGTGAAGGTCTTCGGCCGGCAGAAGGAGATCGAGGCCAGCTTCCAGGCGAAGAACGACGAGCTCTTCAAGGCCGCGTTCGGTGCACAGTTCATCTCCGGGCTGATCATGCCGCTGATGATGTTCATCGGGAACGTCAACTACGTCGTGATCGCGGTGATCGGCGGTCTGCGGGTCGCGTCCGGGACGATGTCGCTCGGCGACGTCCAGGCCTTCATCCAGTACTCCCGGCAGTTCACCCAGCCGCTGACCCAGGTCGCCTCGATGGCGAACCTGCTGCAGTCCGGGGTGGCGTCCGCGGAGCGTGTGTTCGAGGTACTGGACGCGGAGGAGCAGGTGCCGGACGACGCGACGCCGGTGCAGGTCTCCGACTCCCGCGGGCGGGTCGAGTTCGAGCACGTTTCGTTCTCGTACGACCCTGACAAGCCGCTGATCACCGACCTGAGCCTGGTCGCCGAACCCGGCCAGACGGTCGCGATCGTCGGCCCGACCGGAGCCGGCAAGACCACGCTGGTGAACCTGATCATGCGGTTCTACGAGCTGAACGGCGGCCGGATCACGCTCGACGGTGTCGACATCACCGAGCTGACCCGGCACGACCTGCGCTCGCGGATCGGCATGGTGCTGCAGGACACCTGGCTGTTCGGCGGCACGATCCGGGACAACCTGCTGTACGGCAACCTGAACGCCACCGAGGAGGACATGCTCGCGGCGGCGAAGGCGACGTACGTCGACCGCTTCGTCCACAGCCTCCCCGACGGCTACGACACGGTCATCGACGAGGAAGGCAGCAACGTCAGCGCCGGTGAGAAGCAGCTGCTGACCATCGCCCGTGCGTTCCTGGCCGACCCGCAGTTGCTGATCCTGGACGAGGCGACGAGCTCGGTCGACACGCGTACGGAGGTCCTGGTCCAACGCGCCATGGCCGCCCTGCGCTCCGACCGCACGAGCTTCGTCATCGCCCACCGCCTCTCCACCATCCGCGACGCCGACCTGATCCTGGTGATGGAGAACGGCGCCATCGTCGAACAGGGCAACCACACCGAACTACTGGGCCTGGACGGCGCCTACGCCCGCCTCTACAACGCCCAGTTCAGCGGCGCCGTAGTAGACATCGACGAAGAAGCAGCAGCCCTAACCGCACCCCCCACCCCAGCCGCCCGCCCCATGGCCCGCTGA